ACCGGTAGAGGTTCGGGTGCTCCACCGCCCAGCTCAGCACCCGGTCGATGACGCCGTGCACCACCTGCGGCGGCGCGCCCGGGGCGGACAGCGACGGGCGGATCCACGCACTGAGCAGGCGTGCCGCGTGCCGGGCGACGGCCTGGTCGAGATCGTCCTTGCTGGCGAAGTGGCGGTAGACGTGCGGCCTGGGCAGCCCGGCCCGGTCGGCCACCGCGCCCAGGCCGGCGATGGTGCCGTGCTCCTCGACGACCCGGATCGCGGCTTCCACGATCAACTGACGCCGCCGGGCGCGCTCCTGCGGGATCCCGGCGGCCCGGCGCGCGGCGATGGTGTCCCGTTTCACTGCGGCGTCGCCCACGCGGCCACTCTAGCGGGCCGGTAGTCTTGCTTGGGTACAGGCTGTACCCACGACCGTGCGAGGTAGCCATGACCAGTTCCGCGCCCGAGTCCATCGACCTCGCCCGCCTCCAGGAAGTCCTCGACGGGCCGTGGGCCGAGGTCCGCAACGCGCACCGGGAACAGCTCGACGAGCGATTCCTCCCGGTTTACGGCGAAAGCGGCGACCAGGCACGGGAGCGGATCAGCGGGCTGCTCACCGCGCTCCCCGTCGAGCTGGGTATCGCATCGGGCTTTCCCACCGAATACGGCGGCCGAGCCGACGTCGGCGCCTCGATCGTCGCCACCGAGATGCTCGCCCAGGTCGACCTGTCGCTGATGGTCAAGGCCGGCGTCCAGTGGGGCCTGTTCGGCGGCGCCGTGGCGGCCCTGGGCACCAAGCGGCACCACGACGCCTACCTACGGGACATCATCTCCGGTGCGC
This DNA window, taken from Micromonospora sp. FIMYZ51, encodes the following:
- a CDS encoding TetR family transcriptional regulator → MGDAAVKRDTIAARRAAGIPQERARRRQLIVEAAIRVVEEHGTIAGLGAVADRAGLPRPHVYRHFASKDDLDQAVARHAARLLSAWIRPSLSAPGAPPQVVHGVIDRVLSWAVEHPNLYRFRARLRTAQAVPELTEAAIATLRAAGYQARLPAYVVASIVGLVDAGIIWWFDHQDEVGRSRLTDWLAAQVWRVVAEMAE